One Lachnospiraceae bacterium C1.1 genomic region harbors:
- a CDS encoding carbamoyl phosphate synthase small subunit has protein sequence MQAFLILEDGMVFEGVSIGSTREIISEIVFNTSMTGYLEVLTDPSYAGQAVCMTYPLIGNYGVCYSDMESLKGWPDGFIVRELSRNESNFRSEDTIQNFLLKNDIPGIAGIDTRALTKILREKGTMNGMITTDSSYASRMEEIKAKLKEYKTGDVVSKVSCESRYQLEPSKTMEENGTDAGRVIARSSIVEKPAVPERVPNYVKELNGSGLKVAILDVGMKKDIALNLARRGCAVTVFPSKTKADEIIAFNPDGIMISNGPGDPKDCADIIEEIKKLYNTDIPIFAICLGHQLMALATGADTHKLKYGHRGANHPVKDLETGRVYISSQNHGYVVDAERMDSSVAVPAFINVNDGTNEGLKYVNKNIFTVQFHPEACAGPMDTAYLFDRFIEMMKTSRKDRF, from the coding sequence ATGCAGGCATTTTTGATACTTGAGGATGGAATGGTATTTGAAGGTGTTTCAATAGGCTCAACACGCGAGATAATCAGTGAGATAGTCTTTAATACATCAATGACAGGATACCTTGAAGTCCTTACAGATCCGTCTTATGCGGGACAGGCAGTATGCATGACATACCCGCTTATAGGAAACTACGGAGTATGCTACAGTGACATGGAATCATTAAAGGGCTGGCCAGATGGCTTTATAGTCCGCGAACTTTCAAGAAATGAAAGTAATTTCAGGTCTGAGGATACAATACAGAATTTTCTTTTGAAAAATGATATTCCTGGAATTGCAGGAATAGATACCAGAGCTCTGACTAAAATACTTCGCGAGAAGGGTACGATGAACGGTATGATCACAACAGACAGCTCGTATGCTTCAAGAATGGAAGAGATAAAGGCAAAGCTCAAGGAGTATAAGACAGGAGATGTTGTTTCAAAAGTAAGCTGTGAAAGCAGATATCAGCTTGAACCTTCAAAGACAATGGAGGAGAACGGAACAGACGCGGGCAGGGTAATTGCCAGAAGCTCCATAGTCGAGAAGCCTGCAGTTCCGGAAAGAGTTCCGAATTATGTGAAAGAGCTCAATGGCAGCGGTCTTAAGGTGGCAATTCTGGATGTTGGAATGAAAAAGGACATCGCATTGAATCTTGCAAGAAGAGGATGTGCAGTTACTGTATTTCCATCTAAGACAAAGGCTGATGAAATTATAGCTTTTAATCCTGATGGAATAATGATCTCCAACGGTCCTGGCGATCCGAAGGATTGTGCAGACATTATAGAAGAGATAAAGAAGCTTTATAATACGGATATTCCGATATTTGCAATTTGTCTCGGACACCAGCTCATGGCACTGGCAACCGGTGCAGATACGCATAAGCTTAAATATGGTCACAGAGGAGCAAATCATCCGGTAAAGGATCTGGAGACAGGAAGAGTATATATCTCTTCTCAGAATCATGGCTATGTAGTTGATGCGGAACGTATGGACAGCAGTGTTGCGGTTCCGGCGTTCATTAATGTTAATGATGGAACAAATGAAGGTTTGAAGTATGTAAATAAAAATATCTTTACGGTTCAGTTCCATCCGGAAGCGTGTGCAGGTCCTATGGATACAGCATATCTTTTTGACAGATTTATAGAAATGATGAAAACAAGCAGAAAGGACAGATTTTAA